One genomic window of Magnolia sinica isolate HGM2019 chromosome 3, MsV1, whole genome shotgun sequence includes the following:
- the LOC131240234 gene encoding homeobox-leucine zipper protein HAT4-like isoform X2 has product METRSNARGIDVNRMPALNDGDTDDAPSSSPRNGGKRRSADREENDGGGRMTGSDEEEGETTRKKLRLSKEQSAILEESFKEHNTLNPKQKLALAKQLNLRPRQVEVWFQNRRARTKLKQTEVDCEFLKRCCENLTEENRRLQRELLELRALKRSPHFYMPVPATTLTMCPSCERVEASENQAPFLSRQQIRS; this is encoded by the exons ATGGAGACGAGATCCAATGCAAGAGGCATCGACGTGAATCGGATGCCTGCATTGAATGACGGAGATACGGATGACGCACCATCATCGTCGCCTAGGAATGGCGGGAAGAGACGTAGCGCGGATAGAGAGGAGAACGATGGAGGTGGCAGAATGACAGGGAGCGACGAAGAGGAAGGGGAGACGACGAGGAAGAAGCTGAGGTTATCTAAAGAGCAGTCTGCCATTCTCGAAGAGAGCTTCAAAGAGCACAACACTCTCAATCCG AAGCAAAAGCTTGCATTGGCAAAACAACTGAATCTAAGACCTAGGCAGGTGGAGGTCTGGTTCCAAAACAGAAGAGCAAG AACGAAATTGAAACAGACGGAAGTCGACTGTGAATTCCTGAAACGATGTTGTGAGAACCTAACCGAAGAAAATCGGAGGCTCCAGAGAGAGCTGTTAGAGCTAAGGGCGTTGAAACGGTCCCCGCATTTCTACATGCCGGTCCCGGCGACGACCCTTACCATGTGCCCATCATGCGAGAGAGTGGAGGCGTCTGAGAATCAGGCTCCGTTTCTTTCTCGGCAGCAAATCCGATCATGA
- the LOC131240234 gene encoding homeobox-leucine zipper protein HAT4-like isoform X1 has product MEGEDLSLSLSLRTADIDPTNPAHPSLAEMETRSNARGIDVNRMPALNDGDTDDAPSSSPRNGGKRRSADREENDGGGRMTGSDEEEGETTRKKLRLSKEQSAILEESFKEHNTLNPKQKLALAKQLNLRPRQVEVWFQNRRARTKLKQTEVDCEFLKRCCENLTEENRRLQRELLELRALKRSPHFYMPVPATTLTMCPSCERVEASENQAPFLSRQQIRS; this is encoded by the exons ATGGAGGGAGAAGATCTGAGCTTAAGCTTAAGCTTACGAACGGCTGACATTGATCCGACTAACCCCGCGCATCCATCGCTTGCAG AGATGGAGACGAGATCCAATGCAAGAGGCATCGACGTGAATCGGATGCCTGCATTGAATGACGGAGATACGGATGACGCACCATCATCGTCGCCTAGGAATGGCGGGAAGAGACGTAGCGCGGATAGAGAGGAGAACGATGGAGGTGGCAGAATGACAGGGAGCGACGAAGAGGAAGGGGAGACGACGAGGAAGAAGCTGAGGTTATCTAAAGAGCAGTCTGCCATTCTCGAAGAGAGCTTCAAAGAGCACAACACTCTCAATCCG AAGCAAAAGCTTGCATTGGCAAAACAACTGAATCTAAGACCTAGGCAGGTGGAGGTCTGGTTCCAAAACAGAAGAGCAAG AACGAAATTGAAACAGACGGAAGTCGACTGTGAATTCCTGAAACGATGTTGTGAGAACCTAACCGAAGAAAATCGGAGGCTCCAGAGAGAGCTGTTAGAGCTAAGGGCGTTGAAACGGTCCCCGCATTTCTACATGCCGGTCCCGGCGACGACCCTTACCATGTGCCCATCATGCGAGAGAGTGGAGGCGTCTGAGAATCAGGCTCCGTTTCTTTCTCGGCAGCAAATCCGATCATGA